The following proteins come from a genomic window of Corallococcus sp. NCRR:
- a CDS encoding outer membrane beta-barrel domain-containing protein — protein MKPAFRLLLTLCAGVPALAGADQAPAPAAAAPAPATPAPAPATPAPKTAANSNPPATSQEEEAGDVSEVDKDALGPLRERIRPVSGHMFLKKGRFEVSPSASITIRDAFFKKYLFGGTVTYFPMETLGVGLRGGYALNSVAGSAQICTFTPGEGGDTRGCRAPSKGELDGYAPGQLTLMGGVDVQWAPIYGKLSLLAEKFVHFDMYGVVGGSVVQYKGPAEPLADGSPVAGSKSYLTGGGNVGVGLRFFFNRWMTLRTELRDIIYVEKGREPTPSYLRNQILFELGLSFFFPSGS, from the coding sequence ATGAAGCCCGCCTTCCGTCTGCTCCTGACCCTGTGCGCCGGCGTGCCCGCGCTCGCTGGCGCCGACCAGGCCCCCGCGCCGGCCGCCGCGGCTCCGGCTCCGGCCACGCCCGCTCCGGCCCCCGCGACCCCGGCTCCGAAGACCGCGGCCAACTCCAACCCGCCCGCCACCTCCCAGGAGGAGGAGGCCGGCGACGTGTCCGAGGTGGACAAGGACGCCCTGGGGCCCCTTCGCGAGCGCATCCGGCCGGTGTCCGGCCACATGTTCCTCAAGAAGGGTCGCTTCGAGGTCAGCCCGTCCGCGTCCATCACCATCCGCGACGCGTTCTTCAAGAAGTACCTCTTCGGCGGCACCGTCACCTACTTCCCCATGGAGACGCTGGGCGTGGGCCTGCGCGGCGGCTACGCGCTGAACTCCGTGGCGGGCTCCGCGCAGATCTGCACCTTCACGCCGGGCGAGGGCGGTGACACCCGCGGCTGCCGCGCGCCCTCCAAGGGCGAACTGGACGGGTACGCGCCCGGCCAGTTGACGCTGATGGGCGGCGTGGACGTCCAGTGGGCGCCCATCTACGGCAAGCTGTCGCTCCTGGCGGAGAAGTTCGTCCACTTCGACATGTACGGCGTCGTGGGCGGGTCCGTCGTCCAGTACAAGGGCCCGGCGGAGCCGCTGGCGGACGGCTCGCCCGTCGCGGGCAGCAAGTCGTACCTCACGGGCGGCGGCAACGTGGGCGTGGGCCTGCGCTTCTTCTTCAACCGCTGGATGACGCTGCGCACGGAGCTGCGCGACATCATCTACGTGGAGAAGGGCCGGGAGCCCACGCCCAGCTACCTCCGCAACCAGATCCTGTTCGAGCTGGGCCTGTCCTTCTTCTTCCCCTCCGGTTCCTAA
- a CDS encoding outer membrane beta-barrel domain-containing protein gives MNRPTLLLALSLMWPALAPAQNQQGMGLDLTEDSQAKPPEENPAPPPDEEARPASPPAAAPAKDIPIEALMPLTDITQDDRVKSVQRKVYLKKNRLEISPFVSISVNDPFYSKFGGSLRAAWYLSDTLAISARGSLIQVIPSDDVRTAKRTFNSKIYSSVPNWSAMGDLEWAPLYGKVSFLNSILHFDGYLLGGMGVVRTETSALPDRGLNPAFDLGLGMRFVTKDYLAVNVALINTSYVDQPLGSSKGALQNVMTLNAGISIFLPLKSTGRESE, from the coding sequence TTGAACCGCCCCACGCTGCTGCTTGCGCTGAGCCTGATGTGGCCCGCGCTGGCCCCCGCCCAGAACCAGCAAGGCATGGGCCTCGATCTGACCGAGGACTCCCAGGCCAAGCCACCCGAAGAGAACCCCGCGCCGCCGCCGGACGAGGAAGCCCGTCCCGCGTCGCCGCCTGCCGCCGCCCCGGCGAAGGACATCCCGATCGAAGCGCTGATGCCGCTCACGGACATCACCCAGGACGACCGGGTGAAGAGCGTTCAGCGCAAGGTCTACCTGAAGAAGAACCGCCTGGAGATCTCACCGTTCGTGAGCATCTCCGTGAACGATCCGTTCTATTCGAAGTTCGGCGGCTCGCTGCGCGCGGCCTGGTACCTGTCGGACACGCTGGCCATCTCGGCGCGTGGCTCGCTCATCCAGGTCATCCCGTCGGATGACGTCCGCACGGCGAAGCGCACCTTCAACAGCAAGATCTACAGCTCCGTGCCGAACTGGTCGGCCATGGGCGACCTGGAGTGGGCGCCGCTCTACGGCAAGGTGTCCTTCCTCAACTCCATCCTCCACTTCGACGGCTACCTGCTGGGTGGCATGGGCGTGGTGAGGACGGAGACCTCCGCGCTGCCGGACCGCGGCCTCAACCCGGCCTTCGACCTGGGCCTGGGCATGCGCTTCGTCACCAAGGACTACCTGGCCGTCAACGTGGCCCTCATCAACACCTCCTACGTGGACCAGCCCCTGGGCAGCAGCAAGGGCGCCCTCCAGAACGTCATGACCCTCAACGCGGGCATCTCCATCTTCCTGCCCCTCAAGTCGACGGGGAGGGAGTCCGAATGA
- the ybaK gene encoding Cys-tRNA(Pro) deacylase, whose amino-acid sequence MKTNAARLLDSLGIAYRLRDYDVDPDDLSAETVAAKVGMPAEQVFKTLVAKGDRTGVLMAVVPGNAELDLKALARLSGDRKVDTVPLKELQPLTGYIRGGVTALGGKKDYPVFVDETLELFDEVAVSAGVRGTQLVLAPADYLRVTKGKPGPISRPKA is encoded by the coding sequence ATGAAGACGAACGCCGCCCGGCTCCTGGACTCGCTCGGCATCGCGTACCGCTTGCGCGACTACGACGTGGATCCGGACGACCTGTCCGCGGAGACGGTGGCCGCCAAGGTGGGCATGCCCGCGGAGCAGGTCTTCAAGACGCTGGTGGCCAAGGGCGACCGCACCGGCGTGTTGATGGCGGTGGTGCCCGGCAACGCGGAGCTGGATTTGAAGGCCCTGGCGCGGCTGTCCGGCGACCGCAAGGTGGACACCGTGCCCCTCAAGGAATTGCAGCCGCTCACCGGCTACATCCGGGGCGGCGTCACCGCGCTGGGGGGCAAGAAGGACTACCCCGTCTTCGTGGATGAGACGCTGGAGCTGTTCGACGAGGTCGCCGTGTCGGCCGGGGTGCGCGGGACGCAGCTTGTCCTCGCCCCCGCGGACTACCTGCGCGTGACGAAGGGCAAGCCGGGACCCATCTCGCGCCCGAAGGCGTAG
- the purE gene encoding 5-(carboxyamino)imidazole ribonucleotide mutase, which produces MAASASTPWVGVIMGGKSDLEHLQPAIDILAELRIPHEVRVVSAHRTPDWMMEYASSAEGRGLSVIIAAAGGAAHLPGMVSSKTLLPVLGVPMPTTVLSGFDALLSIVQMPKGVPVGTQAIGKPGAANAALHAAAILALKYPELRERLAAWRKARTDEVLAQREVAG; this is translated from the coding sequence ATGGCGGCGAGCGCGAGCACCCCGTGGGTCGGGGTCATCATGGGCGGCAAGAGCGACCTGGAGCACCTGCAACCGGCGATCGACATCCTCGCCGAGCTGCGCATCCCGCACGAGGTGCGCGTCGTGTCCGCGCACCGCACGCCGGACTGGATGATGGAGTACGCGTCCAGCGCGGAGGGCCGCGGCCTGTCCGTCATCATCGCCGCGGCGGGCGGCGCGGCGCACCTGCCCGGCATGGTGTCCAGCAAGACGCTCCTGCCGGTGCTGGGCGTGCCCATGCCCACCACGGTGCTGTCCGGCTTCGACGCGCTGCTCTCCATCGTGCAGATGCCCAAGGGCGTCCCGGTGGGCACGCAGGCCATTGGCAAGCCGGGGGCCGCCAACGCGGCGCTGCACGCGGCGGCCATCCTGGCGCTGAAGTACCCGGAGCTGCGCGAGCGGCTGGCCGCCTGGCGCAAGGCCCGCACGGATGAGGTGCTGGCGCAGCGCGAGGTGGCGGGATGA
- the cglC gene encoding adventurous gliding motility lipoprotein CglC → MFVRTALFLSAALMLGGCDVTTELGKPCQLVRRATDQEREAQGRKFVEIQEKDIAVDQDFISFGSLDCEDLICVRDDQSPRSDNPEAFALGYCSKECVQGTTTGCEITRTVGDVEEGLKERMTCRPLLLDQDTLDAIKIADEGFYRRTFGENNSPYFCAGAVAAAQGN, encoded by the coding sequence ATGTTCGTGCGAACCGCGCTCTTCCTGTCCGCCGCCCTGATGCTGGGAGGCTGCGACGTCACCACCGAGCTGGGCAAGCCGTGCCAACTGGTGCGCAGGGCCACGGACCAGGAGCGGGAGGCGCAGGGCCGCAAGTTCGTGGAGATCCAGGAGAAGGACATCGCCGTGGATCAGGACTTCATCTCCTTCGGTTCGCTGGACTGCGAGGACCTCATCTGCGTCCGTGACGACCAGAGCCCCCGCAGCGACAACCCGGAGGCGTTCGCCCTGGGCTACTGCAGCAAGGAATGCGTGCAGGGCACCACGACGGGCTGCGAGATCACCCGCACCGTGGGCGACGTGGAGGAGGGCCTCAAGGAGCGCATGACGTGCCGTCCCCTGCTCCTGGACCAGGACACGCTGGACGCCATCAAGATCGCGGACGAGGGCTTCTACCGGCGCACCTTCGGCGAGAACAACTCGCCCTACTTCTGCGCGGGCGCCGTCGCGGCGGCCCAGGGCAACTGA
- a CDS encoding vWA domain-containing protein, with the protein MNRTVLFLALAGGLALTALVLGMPRGGGLPPTPHVVVTPPPPVPQPGPRASTGSLQVTSRLSHPYVPVGPSETYVTVDLTGAEVPGAKRSPVNLAVVIDRSGSMSGYKLQQAKQAARHLVSLLRDEDRLAIVHYGSDVKSLPSLPATSGNRERMLQFIDGIWDDGGTNISAGLSVGRTQLASAMGGTASVNRLILMSDGQPTEGVSDEEGLKNVVREIRASGITVSSIGVGTDFNEDLMQAFAEYGAGAYGFLEDASKLSTLFQRDLQQATTAVARNVELSFELPPGTTLGEVLGYRAHQAGNTVRVALPDFSAGQVERVVARLHVTGIAPGQSVQVAGLKVAYTDLLVQKNVEDQSVLAAVATNVQEEVVQRQDKEATVYAARARSAQNLQKAAEAMAQGNKAEAKGYLSQNQALFEEAGAVAGAAAVAADQAEQSRAMQEYDDADSYEAQKAAVKNSKVKALKSFGRMGSTY; encoded by the coding sequence ATGAATCGTACGGTCCTGTTCCTCGCCCTGGCTGGTGGCCTTGCCCTCACCGCGCTGGTGCTGGGCATGCCCCGCGGGGGCGGTCTCCCGCCCACGCCGCACGTCGTCGTGACGCCGCCCCCGCCCGTCCCGCAGCCGGGGCCGCGCGCGTCCACGGGCAGCCTCCAGGTGACGAGCCGGCTGTCGCACCCGTACGTGCCGGTGGGCCCCTCGGAGACGTACGTGACGGTGGACCTCACCGGCGCGGAGGTGCCCGGGGCGAAGAGGAGCCCGGTGAACCTGGCGGTGGTCATCGACCGGTCCGGGTCCATGAGCGGCTACAAGCTCCAGCAGGCGAAGCAGGCCGCGCGGCACTTGGTGTCGCTGCTGCGCGACGAGGACCGGCTGGCCATCGTGCACTACGGCAGCGACGTGAAGAGCCTGCCGTCGCTGCCGGCCACCTCGGGCAACCGCGAGCGGATGCTCCAGTTCATCGACGGCATCTGGGATGACGGCGGCACCAACATCAGCGCGGGCCTGTCCGTGGGCCGCACGCAGCTCGCTTCCGCCATGGGCGGGACGGCCTCGGTGAACCGCCTCATCCTGATGAGCGACGGCCAGCCCACCGAAGGCGTGTCCGACGAGGAGGGGCTGAAGAACGTGGTGCGGGAGATCCGCGCCTCCGGCATCACGGTGAGCTCCATTGGCGTGGGCACGGACTTCAACGAGGACCTGATGCAGGCCTTCGCGGAGTACGGCGCCGGCGCGTACGGCTTCCTCGAGGACGCGAGCAAGCTGTCCACCCTCTTCCAGCGCGACCTGCAGCAGGCCACCACCGCGGTGGCGCGCAACGTGGAGCTGTCGTTCGAATTGCCCCCGGGCACCACGCTGGGCGAGGTGCTGGGCTACCGCGCGCACCAGGCCGGCAACACCGTGCGCGTGGCGCTGCCGGACTTCTCCGCGGGCCAGGTGGAGCGCGTGGTGGCGCGGCTGCACGTGACGGGCATCGCGCCGGGCCAGTCCGTGCAGGTGGCGGGGCTGAAGGTCGCGTACACGGACCTGCTCGTGCAGAAGAACGTGGAGGACCAGTCCGTGCTGGCCGCGGTGGCCACCAACGTGCAGGAGGAAGTGGTCCAGCGCCAGGACAAGGAGGCCACGGTGTACGCGGCCCGGGCCCGCAGCGCGCAGAACCTCCAGAAGGCCGCGGAGGCGATGGCCCAGGGCAACAAGGCGGAGGCGAAGGGCTACCTCTCCCAGAACCAGGCCCTCTTCGAGGAGGCGGGCGCGGTGGCGGGCGCGGCGGCGGTGGCGGCGGATCAGGCCGAGCAGAGCCGCGCGATGCAGGAATACGACGACGCGGATTCCTATGAAGCGCAGAAGGCCGCCGTGAAGAACAGCAAGGTGAAGGCGCTCAAGAGCTTCGGGCGCATGGGCTCGACGTACTGA
- the purK gene encoding 5-(carboxyamino)imidazole ribonucleotide synthase, with amino-acid sequence MSGPMVLPGGTLGILGGGQLGRMMALAARTLGYQVQALDPDSACPSRSVVDRCLTASFTDTAAAEDLARQCDVVTLEIEKVSLATLNAVSRHAPMRPGASVLEVVQHRGRQKAWLAKGGFPLGPWREANSEAELSQAITALGGKCFIKSSEGGYDGRGQSEVKSASEAGVAWKELGERSVVVEAALDLKAELSVLVARGPDGQLAVYPPAFNHHEERILAWSLLPGPLPPAVLTQASQVARDITAGLKVEGLLVVEMFLLGDGSLLVNEVAPRPHNSFHSTEVACLTSQFEQAVRAVCNLPLGSVEVVRPAAIVNLLGDLWLQEGGPRFAQALALPGVRLHLYGKRDARKGRKMGHLSAVGSTPEDALQRVKAAARALGM; translated from the coding sequence ATGAGCGGCCCCATGGTGCTTCCCGGAGGGACGCTGGGCATCCTGGGCGGCGGACAGTTGGGGCGCATGATGGCGCTCGCGGCGCGCACGCTGGGCTACCAGGTGCAGGCGTTGGATCCGGACTCGGCGTGCCCGTCCCGCTCCGTGGTGGACCGCTGCCTCACCGCGTCCTTCACCGACACGGCGGCGGCCGAGGACCTGGCGCGCCAGTGCGACGTGGTGACGCTGGAGATTGAAAAGGTCTCGCTGGCCACGCTCAATGCCGTATCCCGGCACGCGCCCATGCGGCCCGGCGCCTCCGTGCTGGAGGTGGTGCAGCACCGCGGCCGGCAGAAGGCGTGGCTCGCGAAGGGCGGCTTCCCGCTGGGCCCGTGGCGCGAGGCGAACTCGGAGGCGGAGCTGTCCCAGGCCATCACCGCGCTGGGCGGCAAATGCTTCATCAAGTCCAGCGAGGGCGGCTACGACGGGCGCGGCCAGTCCGAGGTGAAGTCGGCCTCCGAGGCGGGCGTCGCGTGGAAGGAGCTGGGTGAGCGCTCCGTGGTGGTGGAGGCCGCGCTGGACCTGAAGGCGGAGCTGTCCGTGCTGGTGGCGCGCGGGCCGGACGGGCAGCTGGCGGTGTATCCGCCCGCGTTCAACCACCATGAGGAGCGCATCCTCGCGTGGTCGCTGTTGCCGGGTCCGCTGCCCCCCGCCGTGCTGACGCAGGCGTCGCAGGTGGCGCGCGACATCACCGCGGGCCTGAAGGTGGAGGGCTTGTTGGTGGTGGAGATGTTCCTCCTGGGGGACGGGTCGCTGCTCGTCAACGAGGTGGCGCCCCGGCCGCACAACAGCTTCCACTCGACGGAGGTGGCGTGCCTCACGAGCCAGTTCGAGCAGGCCGTGCGCGCGGTGTGCAACCTGCCCCTGGGCTCCGTGGAGGTGGTGCGCCCCGCGGCCATCGTGAACCTGCTGGGTGACCTGTGGCTGCAGGAAGGTGGGCCCCGGTTCGCGCAGGCGCTGGCGCTGCCCGGCGTCCGGCTGCACCTGTACGGCAAGCGCGACGCGCGCAAGGGGCGCAAGATGGGCCACCTGTCCGCGGTGGGCTCCACGCCCGAGGACGCGCTCCAGCGCGTGAAGGCCGCCGCCAGGGCCCTGGGGATGTAA